The region GGGTCAGCACAGCCCCGCCGACGGAATCGTGGGCCTCTTTGGCCGCCAAGACCGCTGCCTCCTGCGCCTTCTCCGCCTCGGGGTCGAGGGCGTTGAGGGGGCTCTTTTTGGCGTGCTCAAAATCGCAGCGTTTCGCTTCAATCCCGTCGATCTCCACGATCCCCGCTTCCACGGTGATTCCCAACTCCCTGAGCATCAGCTTGGCCACGGCCCCCGCCGCAACCCGCGCCGCCGTCTCCCGGGCGCTGGAGCGTCCCCCGCCCCGGTAATCCCGGATCCCGTATTTGGTCCAGTAGGTGTAGTCAGCGTGGCCGGGGCGGAAGAGCTTTTTGACATTCTCGTAATCCCGGCTCTTCTGATCGGTGTTGAAGATCACCATCGCGATGGGGGTGCCGGTGGATTTCCCTTCGAAGACCCCCGAGAGGATCTCTACCCGGTCGGGCTCTTTGCGGCCGGTAGTCAGGGCGCTCTGCCCAGGACGGCGGCGGTCCAGCTCACTCTGGATAAAGGCTTCGTCGATGGCCAGACCCGCCGGCACGCCGTCGAGCACACAGCCGATCGCTTTGCCATGGGATTCTCCGAAGGTGGTCAGTCTCAGTTTCCGTCCGAAGGTGTTCATCCCCGCTCCTTACGCAGTTTCTGCAGGGCGATCTCGGCGGCTTTCTGCTGGGCCGCCTTTTTGCTGCGCCCCTTGGCCGAGGCGATGGTTTCGCCATCCAGCTTCACCGCCACTTCAAACTCTTTGCGGTGGTCGGGCCCACTGGAGCCGATCATCTCATAGTCGGGCGTCACGCCGTGGGTCGCCTGGGTCAGCTCCTGCAGCGCCGTCTTGTAATCTTTGCAGAGGGTATCCAGATCGATACGGGGGTAGGTCTCGTCCAGCAGTCTGACGACGATGGAGCGGGCATTCTCCAGTCCCGCCTCCAGGTAGATCGCCCCGATGACCGCTTCGAAGGCGTTGGAAAGCAGGGAGGGTTTGCTGCGGCCCTGGTTGTTCTCCTCCGCCGGAGAGAGGTAGATGTAGCGCCCCAGGTCGATGGCCCGCGCCAGGGTGGCGAAGCCGCTCTCGTTGACCAGGGAAGCCCGGATCTTGGAGAGGACCCCCTCGTCACTTTGGGGGAATTTGTGGAAGAGAAACTCCCCCACGATCAAATCCAGCACCGCGTCGCCCAGAAACTCCAGGCGCTCGTTGTTGTAGGGCTTTTTGTAACTCTTGTGGGTCAGCGCCTCGACTATGAGCTGAGGGTTCTTGAACTCATAGCCCAGGCGTCGTTCCAATTCGTGATAATTTTCCATAAAATCTATCCTTTCGTTTGACGTGCATTCGCTTTTTGCCGTTCGGCTTCGCTGCGGGCCAATTCGTCGCAGCGCTCGTTCTCGGGATGGCCGTTGTGCCCCCGCACCCAGGTGGCGTGGACCCGATGGGGTTTGGAAACTTCGAGGTACTCCTGCCAGAGGTCGGGGTTTTTGACCTTTTTGAAGCCGCGGGCGATCCAGCCCGGCAGCCACTCGTTGATCGCCTTGGCCACATAGCTGCTGTCGGTGACCACTTCAACGTTGCAGGGCTCTTTGAGGAGCTTGAGCCCCTCGATGACCGCCCGGAGTTCCATCCGGTTGTTGGTGGTCATCGCTTCGCCGCCGACGTACTCTTTGCGTTTGCCCCGGTACTCCAGGATCCCGGCGTAGCCGCCGGGGCCCGGATTGCCCAGGCTGGAGCCGTCAGAGTAGAGTGTCACGGTTTTCAGGCTGTTGCTGGACAAGGTGTTCCTCGACTTTCAGGGTATTGAGCGCCAGGCAGGAGGGGCAGCGGACGAAGGAGACCGGGAAGCTCTGCTTGCACTCCCGGCAGAGATATCCGAAGCTCAGATCCCCCTCCACGTAGCCGCTGCGCCGGGCGGCCGCGAGCATATCCACGGCGAAAATCCCCGTCGGCTGCTGCGGAGCCTCCTCCAGGTCGCCCCGGGCGTAATAGAGCGCCTGCAGGGCAGGTTCGGAGGCAATTATATCCAATCGAAGCTGCGCCGGGGGGAGGAACCAGAGCAGATCGAGGATCTCGGGCAGCCGCTCCGAAGAGCAATGCTTCCAGGCCCGGTCCGTATCGAGCCGGAAAAGCTCCGAGAGCACCGGCCGGTAGAGCCTCGGTTCCTCCTCCAGCAACGCCTCCAGTGCTTCGGCTTTCTGAGCGGGGAGCCTCTGGGGGTCGTGACGAATCTGCAGAAAGCGCAGGTGCTCTTCCATCTCCCCGGTCTCCACCCCCTGGGCGGCGAGGGCTTCCAGGGCTTCTTGTGCCTTGTCGAAGTCCCGCAGGGATTCATAGATGTACTCCAGCCGCGTCAACACATCGCTGCGCCTCGGATGCCGGGCGATGATCTCCAGAAAGATCTCCTCCGCCCGCTGATAGAACCCGGCCCGCAGATAGACGCTGCCGAGATAGATCAGCAGCTCGTCGTCTTTGGTATGGCGGATCAGGTAGAGGCAGATGCTGATCGCCTTGGAATAGTTGCCGCTCTGCTCGAAGGCTTTGGCCAGAAGGAGCAGCGGCTTGGCCATCCCCTCTTCAAACGGGACCTCCTCCTCTTCGAGGCTGCAGCTGGCACTGTCGAACTTGTCCAGAAAGGAGTAGAGACTCTTTTGCAGCCGCTCCCGCCGATAGAGGCTCCAGGCTTGGGCCACCATCGCCACGGCAATGGCGATGAGCACAATGAGAATGATACTGAAGACGGGATCGTGGTAACTGGGAAGAAATCCGTTCACCGTACCTCTTTTTTGAAAGATATTATATCCGGTCTCTTGAAACCGAGCAACCGAGAAATGAGTAACCAGTAATTTTTATCCACCGCCCCAACGACCAACGACCAACGACCAACGACCAACGACCAACGACCAACGACCAACGACCAATACACCAATACACCAATGCCCAAACTGCTATAATCCTCCTATGATTGATCCCTCCTCTATTGAAGCCCTCAAACAGTCCATCGACATCGTCGATGTCATCGGCAACTATCTCGAACTCAAAAAGGCCGGGGCCAACTACAAGTGCAACTGCCCCTTCCACGGCGAGAAGACCCCCAGCTTCAACGTCAACCCCCAGCGGCAGATTTACCACTGCTTCGGCTGCGGCGTGGGGGGAGACGCCATCAAGTTCGTGATGGAGTACGAAAAGCTCAGCTACCCCGAGGCGATCGAAAAGATCGCGGCGATGTACAACTTTTCCCTCCGATACACCCAGGGCAAAGGGCAATACGGCGAAGCCAAGCGTGTGCTGGAGCTGATGCAGCAGTTCTACACTTCCCAGCTCGACCACCAGCCCCAGGCCCTGGAGTATCTGCGCTCCCGGGGTGTGACCCAATCCTCCATCGAGGATTTCGGCATCGGCTATGTCCCCGGCGGGGAGGAGGTGATGGCCTTTTTGCGTTCCCGGAGCATCCCCCTGCCTCTGGCGGCGGAGGCGGGCATCGTCGCCCAGGGGGAGCGCGGCGAATTCTACGCCCGGCTCAATCGGCGGGTCACCTTCCCCATCTACTCTCCCGCCGGGGCGCTGGTGGGCTTCGGCGGCCGTACCCTGGGAGACCACCCTGCCAAATACATCAACTCCCCCCAGACCCGGCTCTTCAACAAATCCCGCCTCCTCTACGGCTACCACCGGGCCAAGGAGCACATCTACCACCAAAAAGAGCTCATCGTCTGCGAAGGGTATCTCGATGTGATTATGCTCCACCAGGCGGGCTTCCGTACCGCCGTCGCCACCCTGGGAACCGCCCTGACCGCCGAACACCTGCCTCTGCTGCGCAAAGGCGAGCCCGCCATCACCCTGGCCTACGACGGCGACAGCGCCGGGGTCGCCGCGGCCCTCAAAGCGGCCCGGCTCCTGGCCCCCCACGGTTTCGAAGGCTCGGTGGTTCTCTTCCCCGGCGGGCAGGACCCGGCCGATATGGTCCATCAGGGGGATCTGCAGGGGCTCAAAAAGCTCCTGGGCAGCGGCACACCCCTGATTCCTTTCGTGCTGGAGAAGATCGCCGCCGCCCACGACCTGAACAATCCCAGGGAAAAGGAACGGGCCTTCGGTGAAGCCAGGAGCTTCCTGGAGACCCTCAGCCCCATCATCCGCGAGAGTTACATCCCCCAGGCCGCTACCCTGCTGGGGGTCCACGCCGCCCTCTTTACCCCCGGGCGCAACCGCAACCGCCGCCAGGAGGAGTTCGGCACGTCTACCCGGAGCAAGGAGGATCCCGCCTGGCAGGCGATTCTGCGCACCCTGCTGGAGAACGAGCGGCTCATCGACGAAGTGCTGGACCTCATCGACCCGAGAATGGCGGGGGAGTATCAAGAGGCTTTCCAGGCACTGATCCAGGGGGAGCGGGAACACCCCCGCCTGCGGGGAATCGCCATCGCCGAAGAGGTCCATCCCCTGGACGAAGAGGCCTTTTGGCGGACCCTGCGGGCCCAGATGGAGCGTTTCTACCGTCTCAAACTCCAGGAGATCACCCGCAATCCCCGGCTTCCCTATCAGGAAAAGAGCTACTGGATTCGCAAAATCAAAACCGATATACTTCCCCGACTGAAAAAAGGAGAACTTGTCCCTTATGCGAGCGATTTCACTCTTTAGCGGCGGCCTGGACAGTATGCTGGCCGTCAAACTGATGACCGAACAGGGCATCGACGTCACCGCCCTCTATGTCCACATCGGCTTTGGCAGCACCGGCGACGTGAGCGAGCAGCTCAAACGGCGGGCCGAGCTGGCCGGCGCCGATTTTCGGATGGTGGATGTACGGGAGGATTACATCCAGAACATTCTCTTCGACCCCGTTTACGGCTACGGCAAAAACTTCAACCCCTGCATCGACTGCCACGGCTATATGTTCAAGATCGCCCGGGCCCTGATGCCCGAAGAGGGGGCCTCGTTTCTGGTCACCGGCGAAGTGGTAGGCCAGCGCCCCATGAGCCAGCGCCCCGATGCCCTGAGACAGGTGAGCAAGCTGGCCGGGGACAATGAGGACAAGCTGATCCTCCGCCCCCTCTCGGCCAAGCTCCTGCCCCCCACCAAGCCCGAGCTGGAGGGCTGGGTCGACCGGGAGAAACTCCTAGATATCAACGGCCGGAGCCGGGAACGCCAGCTGGCGATGGCGGCGGCCTACGGATGGGAAGACTACGAGAGCCCCGGCGGAGGCTGCCTGCTTACCGATCCCGCCTTCAGCCAAAAGCTGCGGGACTTCATCGCCCACGAAGAGTTCGGTGTCGAGGATATCGATCTGCTCAAATACGGCCGCCATTTCCGCCTGCCTGACGGAGCCAAACTGGTGGTAGGCCGCCACAAAGAGGACAACGAAGCCCTGCTCAAGGTCGTCAATCCCGACTACATCCCGGTCCGCCTGCCGGTAGCGGGCCCCTACTCCCTCCTCTACCACGGCGCCACCCAAGCCGACCGGGAGCTGGCCGCCCGCATCGCCCTCACCTACGGCAAAAGCCTGCCGGGAGAGCGCTATGAAGTGAAAGTGGGTGACGAAATTTATGAGGTCGAACCCTTCACGAGCAAAGCAGAAGCCCAAAAATATTTCGTCCTCAAACTCTGAGAGGGTTTCCTTTCAAGTTTTTTTAAACTTCCCTCGGCTATAATGCCGTCACTTCTTTCCCGGGCCCTTAGCTCAGCTGGGAGAGCGCCACGCTGGCAGCGTGGAGGTCACCGGTTCGATCCCGGTAGGGTCCACCATTCCCCAATTTATCCCAATCCTAAGCAACTCAGCAACCTGCCAAAAAATGGCTCATTAAGGCCCATCTCTCTACTTTTTCTATCCCTACTGGCTCAGGCCAATTTCACGTAAATCAAAAAATTTTAGGGGTAACTTTTAGGGTAACTTCTATCAATCAGGCCAAAAACAATTCTCCATTTTCCATTCTCAATTCTCAATTACTATTCCCATCCATCATTCTTCACCCGTTCCCGATGCTTCGCTTTGCGGTAACTGCTGCGGTTCTTCATCTTTTGGAGGCGGTTGAGATTACTCATCTCCGCTTCACGCATCCCGTCCAATTCCCGATCGTCGAAATCTTTCCGGTCGATCCGCCGGAAAAAGCTCCGGTAATGATTTTCACTCTCCCGCAGATATTCGCTGTCGAGGCGGATCTGATCCAGCTCGTCGAGGCGTTGCATCAGCTCGGTGAATCGCTGCCGGAATTTCAAAGCGCTGGTATCGGGATGGCGGAGGAGGCGGAAAAGATTCTTGCCGATCTTTTCCAGGTGGGCGATGTATTTTTGGCGTTGGTACTTTTCGATCTGTTTGGGGGTGTAACGTCTGCTTTGGGAGCTCATCGCTCGATGATGATGGGGGTGCCGACCTTGACGGCGCTCCAGAGCCAGTCGAGGTCTTTGTTGGTCAGGGCGATGCAGCCGTTGGTCCAGTCGTGTTTGAGGGTGTATTCGTCACCGTGGCCGTCACGGTTCCAATAGGGCTGGCCGTGGAAGGTGATGTAATCCCCGGGTTTGACCCCGAGCTTTTTGGCGCGGGCAAGATCCTCGGTGTTGGGATAGGAGATGGTCATCGCGCGGTATTTCAGAGCGTGGCAGCGCTTGTCGACGATGCGGTAATGGCCCACAGGCGTACAGAAGTCTCCCTGCTGCACCTTGGGGCCCCTGCTCATAGTGTTTTTCCCCAGAGAGCTGCGGAAAACCTTGATCACTTTGCCGTTGTGATAGACATAGACCTTGTGCTCCCGCTGTTTGATGACCACCTTGTCGGCGGCCCGATCGGGTCGGAAAGGAATCGGCTTGCAATCCTTGGCACTGTATCGCCCTCCGGGTTTGCCGGTTGGGGCGCCGCATCCCCCCAGCCACAAAGCCAATGCTGCTGTCAAGCCTATAACGATTTTACTCATAATGATCCTTGAAAAGTGATAACGGTATCTTAGCATAGAAAGTATTGATTTTATGGGGGAAAATGGGTAGACGAAGTGGCACGGGAATTCCCGTGCTGAAGGAGAAGGTACCTTACTTGGCGGCCGCCGCTTTGGCCGCTTCGAGCGCTTCCTGGTAGTTGGGCTCTTCGGTGATCTCGGGGACCAGCTGCTTGTAGACGATGTTGCCGTCACGGTCGATGACGAAGATTGCCCGGGCGGTGACACCGGCCAGGGGGCCTTCGGCGATGAGTACAC is a window of Nitratifractor salsuginis DSM 16511 DNA encoding:
- the aroC gene encoding chorismate synthase, whose product is MNTFGRKLRLTTFGESHGKAIGCVLDGVPAGLAIDEAFIQSELDRRRPGQSALTTGRKEPDRVEILSGVFEGKSTGTPIAMVIFNTDQKSRDYENVKKLFRPGHADYTYWTKYGIRDYRGGGRSSARETAARVAAGAVAKLMLRELGITVEAGIVEIDGIEAKRCDFEHAKKSPLNALDPEAEKAQEAAVLAAKEAHDSVGGAVLTRAVGVPAGLGEPLYYKLDAILAEAMMGINAAKAVEVGVGAAAARMKGSENNDPITPEGFGSNNSGGILGGISNGDEIYVTTWFKPTPSIFKEQQSLTTEGESIRYKLKGRHDPCVAIRGVIVCEAMMALTLADMALLNMGSRMEHLTKVYSEL
- the rnc gene encoding ribonuclease III — encoded protein: MENYHELERRLGYEFKNPQLIVEALTHKSYKKPYNNERLEFLGDAVLDLIVGEFLFHKFPQSDEGVLSKIRASLVNESGFATLARAIDLGRYIYLSPAEENNQGRSKPSLLSNAFEAVIGAIYLEAGLENARSIVVRLLDETYPRIDLDTLCKDYKTALQELTQATHGVTPDYEMIGSSGPDHRKEFEVAVKLDGETIASAKGRSKKAAQQKAAEIALQKLRKERG
- the rnhA gene encoding ribonuclease HI, which encodes MKTVTLYSDGSSLGNPGPGGYAGILEYRGKRKEYVGGEAMTTNNRMELRAVIEGLKLLKEPCNVEVVTDSSYVAKAINEWLPGWIARGFKKVKNPDLWQEYLEVSKPHRVHATWVRGHNGHPENERCDELARSEAERQKANARQTKG
- a CDS encoding tetratricopeptide repeat protein, with translation MNGFLPSYHDPVFSIILIVLIAIAVAMVAQAWSLYRRERLQKSLYSFLDKFDSASCSLEEEEVPFEEGMAKPLLLLAKAFEQSGNYSKAISICLYLIRHTKDDELLIYLGSVYLRAGFYQRAEEIFLEIIARHPRRSDVLTRLEYIYESLRDFDKAQEALEALAAQGVETGEMEEHLRFLQIRHDPQRLPAQKAEALEALLEEEPRLYRPVLSELFRLDTDRAWKHCSSERLPEILDLLWFLPPAQLRLDIIASEPALQALYYARGDLEEAPQQPTGIFAVDMLAAARRSGYVEGDLSFGYLCRECKQSFPVSFVRCPSCLALNTLKVEEHLVQQQPENRDTLL
- the dnaG gene encoding DNA primase; translated protein: MIDPSSIEALKQSIDIVDVIGNYLELKKAGANYKCNCPFHGEKTPSFNVNPQRQIYHCFGCGVGGDAIKFVMEYEKLSYPEAIEKIAAMYNFSLRYTQGKGQYGEAKRVLELMQQFYTSQLDHQPQALEYLRSRGVTQSSIEDFGIGYVPGGEEVMAFLRSRSIPLPLAAEAGIVAQGERGEFYARLNRRVTFPIYSPAGALVGFGGRTLGDHPAKYINSPQTRLFNKSRLLYGYHRAKEHIYHQKELIVCEGYLDVIMLHQAGFRTAVATLGTALTAEHLPLLRKGEPAITLAYDGDSAGVAAALKAARLLAPHGFEGSVVLFPGGQDPADMVHQGDLQGLKKLLGSGTPLIPFVLEKIAAAHDLNNPREKERAFGEARSFLETLSPIIRESYIPQAATLLGVHAALFTPGRNRNRRQEEFGTSTRSKEDPAWQAILRTLLENERLIDEVLDLIDPRMAGEYQEAFQALIQGEREHPRLRGIAIAEEVHPLDEEAFWRTLRAQMERFYRLKLQEITRNPRLPYQEKSYWIRKIKTDILPRLKKGELVPYASDFTL
- a CDS encoding argininosuccinate synthase domain-containing protein — protein: MRAISLFSGGLDSMLAVKLMTEQGIDVTALYVHIGFGSTGDVSEQLKRRAELAGADFRMVDVREDYIQNILFDPVYGYGKNFNPCIDCHGYMFKIARALMPEEGASFLVTGEVVGQRPMSQRPDALRQVSKLAGDNEDKLILRPLSAKLLPPTKPELEGWVDREKLLDINGRSRERQLAMAAAYGWEDYESPGGGCLLTDPAFSQKLRDFIAHEEFGVEDIDLLKYGRHFRLPDGAKLVVGRHKEDNEALLKVVNPDYIPVRLPVAGPYSLLYHGATQADRELAARIALTYGKSLPGERYEVKVGDEIYEVEPFTSKAEAQKYFVLKL
- a CDS encoding L,D-transpeptidase family protein, giving the protein MSKIVIGLTAALALWLGGCGAPTGKPGGRYSAKDCKPIPFRPDRAADKVVIKQREHKVYVYHNGKVIKVFRSSLGKNTMSRGPKVQQGDFCTPVGHYRIVDKRCHALKYRAMTISYPNTEDLARAKKLGVKPGDYITFHGQPYWNRDGHGDEYTLKHDWTNGCIALTNKDLDWLWSAVKVGTPIIIER